Proteins encoded in a region of the Fibrobacter sp. UWR4 genome:
- a CDS encoding chromate transporter, whose translation MIFFQLFVTFFKIGLFGFGGGYGMLSLIQQEVVVNHPWMSSADFTDIVAISQMTPGPVGINSATYAGYTALQNTGADPWVCVLGSSVATFSLVLPSLILMLLISRYFMKYANHGAVRSVFDGLRPVVVGLLLAATLMLCNRENFGSPAPTREFVTGIALFVVTFALTKGIPLGSGPKGPRKIKIGPIKMIIIAALVGILFL comes from the coding sequence ATGATTTTCTTCCAGCTGTTCGTTACCTTCTTTAAGATCGGTCTGTTTGGATTCGGTGGTGGCTACGGTATGCTGTCCCTGATCCAGCAGGAGGTGGTGGTAAATCACCCCTGGATGAGTTCCGCGGACTTTACGGATATTGTGGCCATTAGCCAGATGACGCCTGGCCCCGTGGGAATCAACTCAGCAACTTACGCAGGCTATACCGCGCTGCAGAATACAGGTGCGGATCCCTGGGTTTGCGTGCTGGGAAGTTCTGTAGCTACCTTCTCTTTAGTGCTGCCATCCTTGATTTTGATGCTCCTGATTAGCCGCTACTTTATGAAGTACGCCAATCACGGCGCAGTTCGTTCCGTTTTCGACGGGCTCCGTCCTGTAGTGGTTGGCCTGCTGCTGGCCGCAACTCTCATGCTCTGCAATAGGGAAAACTTTGGAAGTCCAGCCCCCACGAGGGAGTTCGTCACTGGAATTGCGTTATTCGTTGTGACTTTTGCCCTTACCAAGGGAATTCCCCTGGGTTCTGGTCCTAAGGGACCCCGCAAGATTAAGATCGGCCCCATCAAGATGATTATCATCGCCGCCCTTGTGGGAATCCTTTTCCTATAA
- a CDS encoding chromate transporter has protein sequence MPENSRNIYLDSFLTFFKIGLFTIGGGYAMIPLIEAEIIEKKKWIARDDFMDLMAIAQSCPGVFAINIAIFIGYRLRRVKGAVVSCIGTALPSFIIILLIALFFHQFKDNEVVAAAFRGIRPAVVALIAVPTYNLAKKAKLNRYTFWVPIASALLIWLLGVSPILIIIAAGVVGYLVGRRGGKR, from the coding sequence ATGCCTGAAAATTCCCGCAATATCTACCTGGATAGCTTCCTGACCTTCTTCAAGATCGGGCTGTTTACGATTGGCGGTGGCTATGCCATGATCCCGCTGATCGAGGCGGAAATTATCGAGAAGAAGAAGTGGATTGCCCGCGACGACTTTATGGACTTGATGGCTATCGCCCAGAGTTGTCCGGGTGTATTTGCCATCAACATTGCGATCTTTATTGGCTACCGCCTGCGTCGTGTGAAGGGTGCCGTTGTGAGTTGCATCGGGACGGCGCTACCTTCCTTCATTATCATTTTGCTAATCGCTTTGTTCTTCCATCAGTTCAAGGATAACGAAGTGGTGGCTGCTGCGTTCCGCGGCATTCGCCCTGCAGTTGTGGCGCTTATTGCGGTGCCCACCTATAACCTTGCAAAAAAAGCCAAGCTGAACCGCTATACTTTCTGGGTGCCCATTGCAAGTGCCCTCCTGATTTGGCTTCTGGGTGTTTCTCCGATTTTGATTATCATTGCCGCAGGTGTGGTGGGCTATCTGGTAGGTCGTCGTGGAGGAAAAAGATGA
- a CDS encoding ATP-binding protein has product MDTSFKDLDSQSVAINEFLFLLSAYDSGGLMVEELLQRLCEYYDGDRACVFEKSDVGEEIHSTFEWCKEGAVSVIENPRDSKKGTFKKWDDRFKSQSGLYIEVDEKLKSENPDIHAVLSGSGLRNLVVAPLLYKGEIIGTLAVENPRKHEDHLLLLSVVAGALYRGILFSRVQEHEKTLKKQLEDDIDAISGLASEYHHLLVIDLESGEFETYSEGRKLPKDAMDMGSGSSSFYQGFVGAMKFLCHPDDLEQMLKFANRSYISECLKGKKRFSTKFRCLDLEHNYIWANFIMIKFDDIDQEPTRISIGYVNTDAEVAAENARQKELKEALERAELANKAKTVFLSNMSHDIRTPMNAVLGFAKLMEKEVDHPEIVSDYLRKIRFSGEYLLSIINNVLDLASIDSGKVRLDEGFMDVMDASNSFDAIIEVELKRKNIKVIPTSDIKHRYVYADSPKLRQIMVNLVSNAVKYTGEGGEIHLDFRELPCDREGYGTYVTTVSDNGIGMSKEFQERIFESFSRERNTTDCGISGTGLGMSIVKRLVDLMGGKIEMESELGKGTTFRITNVHRFVESPEQYLKDNIGQNSENMDFAGRRILLAEDNELNAEIAKAILEDLGLVVDHVIDGVSCVDAMTKASTDYYDLILMDIQMPNMNGYEATREIRKMDNRLKANIPIYAMTANAFAEDRRRALEAGMDGHLAKPIDISLLLKALSDGFSKPACFV; this is encoded by the coding sequence ATGGATACATCCTTTAAAGATCTTGATAGTCAATCAGTTGCGATTAATGAATTTCTGTTCCTGTTGAGCGCTTACGATAGTGGTGGCTTGATGGTCGAGGAACTGCTCCAGCGCCTGTGCGAATACTATGATGGCGATCGTGCCTGCGTCTTCGAAAAGAGTGATGTGGGAGAGGAGATCCATAGCACTTTTGAATGGTGCAAGGAAGGGGCTGTATCTGTTATTGAAAATCCCAGGGATAGCAAGAAAGGTACCTTCAAGAAATGGGATGACCGTTTCAAGAGTCAGTCTGGCCTCTATATTGAAGTGGACGAAAAACTCAAGTCCGAAAATCCCGATATTCATGCGGTTCTATCTGGATCTGGCTTGCGGAATCTTGTGGTAGCCCCGCTCCTGTATAAGGGTGAAATTATTGGTACCCTTGCGGTGGAAAATCCAAGGAAGCATGAGGATCATCTGTTACTGCTCTCCGTGGTTGCCGGAGCCTTGTATCGCGGCATCCTTTTCTCCAGAGTGCAGGAACATGAAAAGACTCTTAAGAAACAGCTGGAAGACGATATTGACGCTATTAGCGGCCTTGCCAGTGAATATCATCACCTGCTGGTAATTGATCTTGAATCAGGTGAATTTGAAACCTACTCCGAAGGTCGTAAGCTTCCCAAGGATGCAATGGATATGGGAAGTGGTTCATCCAGTTTCTATCAAGGCTTCGTGGGAGCCATGAAGTTCCTTTGCCACCCTGATGACCTGGAACAGATGTTAAAGTTTGCGAACCGCTCCTATATTAGCGAATGCCTGAAGGGAAAGAAGAGATTCTCTACGAAATTCCGCTGCCTGGACCTGGAACACAACTATATCTGGGCGAACTTCATCATGATCAAGTTCGACGATATTGACCAGGAACCCACGAGAATTTCTATTGGCTATGTCAATACCGATGCGGAAGTGGCTGCCGAAAATGCCCGTCAGAAGGAACTGAAGGAAGCCCTTGAAAGGGCTGAACTAGCCAACAAGGCAAAGACCGTGTTCCTCAGCAACATGTCCCATGATATCCGTACTCCCATGAATGCGGTGCTTGGTTTTGCGAAGCTCATGGAGAAGGAAGTGGACCATCCGGAAATTGTTTCGGACTACTTGAGAAAGATCCGTTTTTCCGGTGAATATCTGCTGTCCATTATCAATAACGTGCTGGACCTTGCAAGTATCGATAGCGGGAAGGTTCGCCTGGACGAAGGCTTTATGGATGTGATGGATGCATCCAATAGCTTTGACGCCATCATCGAGGTGGAACTGAAGAGAAAGAATATCAAGGTTATTCCGACGTCGGATATCAAGCACCGGTATGTGTATGCGGACTCCCCGAAGCTTAGGCAGATCATGGTGAACCTGGTCAGTAACGCCGTGAAATACACTGGCGAAGGTGGCGAAATTCATCTTGACTTTAGGGAACTGCCTTGTGACCGTGAAGGTTACGGCACCTACGTAACTACAGTGAGCGATAACGGCATTGGCATGTCCAAAGAATTCCAGGAAAGGATTTTTGAATCCTTCTCCCGCGAGAGGAATACTACGGACTGCGGCATATCTGGCACGGGTCTCGGCATGTCCATTGTGAAGAGGCTGGTGGACCTGATGGGCGGCAAGATCGAGATGGAAAGCGAACTGGGGAAGGGAACGACTTTCCGGATTACCAATGTCCATCGATTCGTGGAATCTCCCGAACAGTACCTGAAAGATAACATAGGCCAGAATAGTGAGAATATGGATTTTGCCGGCAGGAGAATTTTGCTTGCGGAAGATAACGAGCTAAATGCAGAAATTGCCAAGGCCATCCTGGAGGACCTGGGTCTAGTTGTTGACCATGTCATCGACGGAGTTTCCTGTGTGGATGCCATGACCAAAGCCAGCACGGATTACTATGACTTGATCCTGATGGATATCCAGATGCCCAATATGAATGGCTATGAGGCGACTCGCGAGATTCGAAAGATGGATAACCGCTTGAAGGCGAACATCCCCATTTACGCAATGACTGCGAATGCCTTTGCCGAAGATAGGAGACGAGCCCTGGAAGCGGGAATGGATGGCCATTTGGCAAAGCCTATCGATATAAGCCTTTTGCTGAAGGCCTTGTCGGATGGTTTCAGTAAACCGGCTTGCTTTGTGTAA
- a CDS encoding AAA family ATPase yields the protein MAKSIGGITYKTINGKRYAYYQWMEDGKQRSRRVKDEELPALLAEIEQRKAKKDASSLTKGLLLRDNGAAYFAGGALVTVTNGSAGQSFKTDVKLGVTLKNFSANVLQWKKRDGFERLRGYIYGPGNDRVFILYGLRRTGKTTLIRQLFGEMAPGDLAKAAFVQVNSRNSLADLNADLKILEGAGFKYVFIDEVTMLADFIEGAALFADVFASCGMKIVLSGTDSLGFVFSEDEQLYDRAEMLHTTFIPYREFERVLGLSGIDEYIQYGGTMSMGGREYNKDRFTFANVKSANEYVDSAIAKNIQHSLKCYQYEGHFRSLKSLYEAGELTNAINCIVEDINHRFTLDVLPRDFRSGDLSLSAKNLRRDRFHPTDILDRVDVVKVTARLMKRLDVKNRQEMSVAISQDHVREIREYLDLLDLTVDIDVENFGNFNQRERLTTISQPGLRYAQAKALIDSLLLDDAFRSCSLVERKSIAERILNEIKGRMMEEIVLLETKMARPDCHVFKLQFAVGEFDMVVANSEKATCEIYEIKHSEIVAKEQYRHLKDTKKCRDTEFRYGTIVSRNVIYRGASQVVDGINYLNVEEYLKSL from the coding sequence ATGGCAAAGAGCATCGGCGGAATCACTTACAAGACCATCAACGGTAAGCGTTATGCGTATTACCAGTGGATGGAAGATGGCAAGCAGCGTTCCCGCCGCGTGAAGGATGAGGAACTGCCGGCGCTTTTAGCAGAGATAGAACAACGCAAGGCTAAGAAGGATGCCTCTTCGCTCACGAAAGGCTTGTTGCTTCGCGATAATGGGGCGGCTTATTTTGCTGGTGGAGCTCTTGTCACCGTGACGAATGGCTCGGCTGGACAGTCTTTCAAGACGGATGTGAAGCTTGGCGTCACTCTGAAGAATTTTTCGGCCAATGTTTTGCAGTGGAAAAAACGCGATGGCTTTGAACGTCTGCGTGGTTACATTTATGGTCCTGGCAATGACCGTGTTTTCATTCTGTATGGGCTTCGCCGCACGGGTAAGACGACTTTGATCCGCCAGCTGTTTGGGGAGATGGCGCCTGGGGACTTGGCGAAGGCGGCTTTTGTCCAGGTGAATTCAAGGAACAGTCTTGCGGACTTGAACGCTGATCTTAAAATTCTGGAAGGTGCGGGCTTCAAGTATGTGTTCATCGATGAGGTGACCATGCTTGCGGATTTCATCGAGGGGGCTGCCCTGTTTGCAGATGTGTTTGCCTCTTGTGGCATGAAGATTGTGCTTTCGGGTACGGATTCCCTGGGTTTTGTTTTTTCCGAGGATGAACAGCTTTACGACCGTGCTGAAATGCTGCACACCACGTTTATTCCCTATCGTGAATTTGAGCGAGTCCTTGGCCTGAGTGGCATTGATGAATACATCCAGTATGGCGGTACCATGAGTATGGGCGGCCGTGAATACAATAAGGACCGTTTTACTTTTGCAAATGTGAAGAGCGCCAATGAGTATGTGGACAGCGCCATCGCGAAGAATATTCAGCATTCCCTGAAGTGCTACCAGTACGAAGGTCACTTTCGTTCGTTGAAATCTCTGTACGAGGCGGGTGAGCTGACCAATGCCATCAACTGCATTGTAGAGGACATCAACCATCGTTTTACCTTGGATGTGCTGCCCCGTGATTTTCGTTCCGGTGATTTGAGTTTGTCGGCAAAGAATTTGCGTAGAGACAGGTTCCACCCTACGGATATTTTGGACCGAGTGGATGTGGTGAAGGTTACCGCGCGGTTGATGAAACGTCTTGATGTGAAAAATCGTCAGGAAATGAGCGTCGCTATTTCCCAGGACCATGTACGGGAAATTCGTGAATACCTTGACTTGCTGGATTTGACGGTTGACATTGATGTGGAAAACTTTGGGAATTTCAATCAACGGGAGCGATTGACCACGATTTCACAGCCGGGGCTTCGCTATGCCCAGGCGAAGGCTCTGATTGATTCCCTTTTGCTGGACGATGCTTTTCGTAGTTGTTCCCTGGTGGAGCGCAAGTCTATTGCGGAACGCATTCTCAATGAAATCAAGGGTCGCATGATGGAAGAAATCGTGTTGCTCGAAACAAAAATGGCGCGGCCTGATTGCCATGTTTTCAAGTTGCAGTTTGCCGTGGGCGAGTTCGACATGGTTGTGGCGAACTCTGAAAAAGCGACCTGCGAAATCTATGAAATCAAACATTCTGAAATTGTGGCGAAAGAGCAGTATCGCCACTTGAAGGATACAAAAAAGTGCCGCGATACGGAATTCCGTTACGGCACTATTGTGAGTAGGAATGTAATTTACCGTGGCGCCTCACAGGTGGTTGACGGTATTAACTACTTGAACGTGGAAGAATACTTGAAGTCCTTGTAG
- a CDS encoding dicarboxylate/amino acid:cation symporter — protein MSKNTDAKKVKSVNKKQIVIWVVALILGAILGLIQSEGLQNLINFIASVYTRLFQFVAVPTIALALMTTLSALGVQKNTGRIFGRTIIYTLLTTFAAAIVGLLLYKIIGPANLPMDLVNGGAAEVPQNLSAMSYYDHFLSIVPNNVVQPFLSGNVLGILMVAAAVGLGLAFMPESENKSALMKAILGLRELLFTLIRALVWALPLGVVAFAAQLSAQVNAGVVVGSLGKYLAVVMGGNAIQFLIVLPLFLIARGLNPLHVLKKMSPAVMMAFFTKSSAATLPVTMQSAEDNLKVNPEVSRFVLPICTTINMNGCAAFILVTSLFVMQNSGVELTLGTMITWVFISVLSAVGNAGVPMGCYFLTLSLMVGMNANIGVMGVILPLYAIIDMIETAENVWSDSCVCAMTNKDLEKSAS, from the coding sequence ATGTCAAAGAATACCGATGCAAAGAAAGTCAAATCCGTAAATAAGAAACAGATCGTTATCTGGGTGGTGGCCCTGATTCTTGGTGCCATTCTGGGCCTGATCCAGAGTGAAGGTCTCCAGAACCTGATCAACTTCATCGCTTCTGTTTATACGCGCCTGTTCCAGTTTGTGGCTGTGCCTACCATTGCCCTGGCTCTCATGACCACGCTTTCCGCTCTTGGCGTGCAGAAGAATACGGGCCGTATTTTTGGACGTACCATTATCTATACCTTGCTCACCACTTTTGCCGCTGCAATTGTTGGCCTGCTCCTTTACAAGATTATCGGCCCTGCAAACCTCCCCATGGACCTGGTGAATGGCGGTGCTGCTGAAGTTCCCCAGAACCTGAGCGCCATGAGCTACTATGACCATTTCCTGAGCATTGTGCCTAACAATGTGGTGCAGCCCTTCCTCAGCGGTAATGTCCTTGGCATTTTGATGGTCGCCGCCGCAGTTGGTCTTGGCTTGGCTTTTATGCCTGAATCCGAAAACAAGTCCGCCCTGATGAAGGCTATTCTCGGTCTTCGCGAGCTCCTGTTCACCCTGATTCGCGCTCTCGTCTGGGCCTTGCCTCTTGGCGTTGTTGCTTTTGCCGCCCAGCTTTCTGCACAGGTGAACGCCGGCGTGGTGGTGGGTTCCCTGGGAAAGTATCTGGCTGTGGTCATGGGCGGTAATGCTATCCAGTTCCTCATTGTGCTGCCCCTGTTCCTTATTGCCCGCGGCCTGAATCCGCTGCATGTCCTGAAGAAGATGAGCCCCGCCGTGATGATGGCTTTCTTCACCAAGAGTTCCGCTGCAACTCTCCCCGTGACCATGCAGTCCGCCGAAGACAACCTGAAGGTGAATCCGGAAGTTTCCCGCTTTGTGCTTCCCATCTGCACCACCATCAACATGAACGGTTGTGCGGCCTTCATTTTGGTGACGAGCCTTTTCGTGATGCAGAACAGCGGTGTGGAACTGACCCTCGGCACCATGATTACCTGGGTGTTCATTTCCGTGCTTTCTGCGGTGGGTAACGCTGGCGTTCCCATGGGCTGCTACTTCCTGACCCTCTCCCTTATGGTGGGCATGAACGCAAACATCGGCGTTATGGGCGTGATCCTTCCGCTGTACGCCATCATCGACATGATCGAGACTGCAGAAAACGTCTGGTCCGATTCCTGCGTCTGCGCCATGACCAACAAGGATCTGGAAAAGTCCGCTTCCTAA
- a CDS encoding radical SAM protein → MIANLNHIRMLIVCSNFCRENEPEVPYGVSCLVSAFKKSPQNTGSVVDVFTCDLNRFYDPQSGKYSIDWELVADEIVTQVRISKYNVVAFSVFGWFEKAVKIASSRLANTGKTPFIVMGGAAIFGTEGELRKRFPEANLFILSYGEKVFANLQNHIHSKSALVLDLPKFEDLESPYLTGDIMLGGTINTVRAETRRGCPFRCSFCKHRDTLSRKVHHVGCYERQVKELELFKSSDIKKLNILDPLFNDYAGHGANYLKLIRKINFDGMVSLQIRPELLTDSFLEEAAQNPKLIFEIGVQSLQPDVLKAIRRGSEKTESLLLEKLDKCRDLGIATEITMIYGLPFQTYDSFRRDVELINSYGISKIGKFPLQVYPGTKLAEDIAKFNLRTGENAFGIQEIIDNPTHDFDNMKIFATEY, encoded by the coding sequence ATGATAGCAAACCTAAACCACATCCGCATGCTTATCGTCTGCAGCAATTTCTGCCGCGAAAACGAGCCCGAGGTTCCCTACGGAGTAAGTTGCCTAGTCAGTGCATTCAAGAAAAGCCCGCAAAATACCGGCAGCGTCGTAGACGTTTTCACTTGCGACCTGAACCGTTTTTACGACCCGCAATCGGGAAAGTATTCCATTGACTGGGAGCTTGTCGCCGACGAAATTGTAACCCAAGTACGCATAAGCAAGTACAATGTAGTGGCGTTCAGCGTTTTCGGCTGGTTTGAAAAAGCCGTAAAAATTGCGAGCAGTCGCCTTGCAAATACGGGAAAAACACCCTTCATCGTCATGGGCGGGGCCGCCATTTTCGGAACAGAGGGCGAATTGCGCAAACGATTTCCGGAGGCAAACTTATTCATACTTTCATACGGAGAAAAAGTCTTCGCCAATCTACAGAACCATATCCATTCCAAAAGTGCCCTCGTTCTGGACTTGCCGAAATTCGAGGACTTGGAATCGCCTTACCTCACCGGAGACATCATGCTTGGCGGAACCATCAACACCGTGCGTGCGGAAACTCGCAGGGGTTGTCCGTTCCGTTGCAGTTTTTGCAAGCACCGCGACACTCTCAGCAGGAAGGTGCATCATGTCGGTTGCTACGAAAGACAGGTCAAAGAGCTAGAACTCTTCAAGAGTAGCGACATCAAGAAGCTTAACATTCTTGACCCTTTGTTCAATGATTATGCAGGCCACGGGGCTAATTACTTGAAACTTATTCGTAAAATAAATTTCGACGGAATGGTTTCGCTCCAAATTCGACCGGAACTCCTAACGGATTCCTTTCTTGAAGAGGCTGCGCAAAATCCTAAACTTATTTTTGAAATCGGAGTACAAAGTCTTCAGCCGGACGTTCTGAAAGCAATCCGAAGAGGTAGCGAAAAAACAGAATCGCTGTTGCTTGAAAAACTGGATAAGTGCAGGGATTTAGGAATCGCAACGGAAATTACCATGATTTACGGACTCCCGTTCCAGACATACGACTCCTTCAGGCGCGATGTAGAATTGATCAACAGTTATGGCATTTCCAAAATCGGGAAATTCCCGTTGCAAGTTTACCCAGGAACAAAGCTTGCGGAAGACATCGCTAAGTTCAATCTGCGAACTGGCGAAAACGCTTTCGGAATCCAGGAGATCATCGACAACCCAACACACGACTTCGATAACATGAAAATTTTCGCTACGGAATACTAA
- a CDS encoding DUF975 family protein, giving the protein MLSNKEIMDKAREALRGKWGLTIGASFICYLLIVACTFLDVPVDHIQFSNPFYKLPFLLICGVVIILIPSPLMAGLYFFFYNIALKRDARLSDLFCNFRYKYWRTILVNLIANIPNIIVGVILGFVIVFTNPDYVDSIFASPIAILVSALLYTIYLLVWYIFYEISFCILSTNLKLNAIGVIIHSIQLMKANLGRYLGLLARFTGWYLLCIITCGIAYIWIHSYSSTSLMLLYREMEKKYSQDYSDEAA; this is encoded by the coding sequence ATGTTAAGCAATAAAGAGATTATGGACAAGGCCCGCGAAGCACTTCGTGGCAAATGGGGTCTCACCATTGGGGCTAGCTTCATCTGTTACCTCTTGATTGTGGCATGCACCTTTCTTGACGTCCCTGTAGATCACATCCAGTTCTCCAACCCTTTCTACAAACTGCCCTTCCTCCTAATTTGCGGGGTCGTCATCATTCTTATTCCTAGCCCCTTGATGGCAGGCCTTTACTTTTTCTTCTATAACATTGCCCTCAAGCGCGACGCAAGACTCAGCGATCTTTTCTGCAATTTCCGCTACAAGTATTGGCGCACGATTCTTGTAAATCTGATTGCAAACATACCCAACATCATTGTAGGAGTCATACTGGGGTTTGTCATCGTCTTTACCAATCCCGACTACGTAGATTCCATTTTCGCTTCGCCCATAGCAATCCTTGTTTCAGCCTTACTTTATACCATTTACCTTCTTGTCTGGTACATCTTTTACGAAATTTCATTTTGTATCCTGTCCACAAATCTGAAACTGAATGCAATAGGCGTAATCATCCACTCCATCCAGCTTATGAAAGCGAACCTCGGAAGATACCTCGGGCTTCTCGCAAGATTTACAGGATGGTATCTTCTCTGCATCATCACTTGTGGAATTGCATATATCTGGATCCATAGCTATTCTTCCACAAGCCTGATGCTTCTCTACCGAGAGATGGAAAAGAAATACTCTCAAGATTATTCTGACGAAGCAGCTTAA
- a CDS encoding glycosyltransferase, with product MVKKVLVIGSVYPRFHEDAEVPWLRASIAHLRKAGMDVQVLAPTYKGLKSHEIDGVKVNRFRYAPKNWEMLTHEEGAPSKMASKPWLQLLAIPYIINGFFQCIKLCRRWKPDVIHAHWPFPHAYIALGAAKLFRIPLVLNFHGAELLLIRKKKWVRPLLKFAIGQAQGIFANSSFTAGKIKALRDVNVEWSPYGTTLGSSASNDELQSTNYKKISERNNIDSSSRHSERSEESSAASIAVHPVNGKFKILFVGRHIERKGICYLIEAAKYLPADKFEIRIVGVGDLTEDLKKQAREIMASDEFITGNEYGGPCEIIFTGKLSPEDLEAEYRNANVFTLPAIVDHKGDTEGLGVVLIEAMELNLPIVASNVGGIPDVVVDGQSGLLVPEKDPEALANAFKRLADEPALVQQLLTGSRKRIAECFSWDGIIQRQIEVYNKVWRKHVKQ from the coding sequence ATGGTCAAGAAAGTTCTTGTTATCGGGTCCGTGTACCCCCGATTCCATGAGGATGCGGAAGTCCCCTGGCTGCGCGCCTCCATCGCCCACCTGCGTAAGGCAGGCATGGACGTTCAAGTCCTGGCACCCACCTACAAGGGATTGAAAAGCCACGAGATCGACGGCGTAAAGGTAAACCGTTTCCGCTACGCTCCCAAAAACTGGGAAATGCTCACCCACGAAGAAGGGGCCCCCAGCAAGATGGCCTCGAAACCCTGGCTGCAGCTCCTAGCCATCCCCTACATCATCAACGGATTTTTCCAGTGCATCAAGCTTTGCCGCAGGTGGAAGCCGGACGTGATACACGCCCACTGGCCATTCCCCCACGCCTACATCGCACTGGGTGCCGCCAAGCTTTTTAGAATCCCGCTGGTACTGAATTTCCACGGGGCGGAACTGCTCCTGATCCGAAAGAAGAAATGGGTACGTCCCCTCTTGAAATTCGCCATAGGCCAGGCGCAAGGAATTTTTGCGAACAGCAGCTTTACCGCAGGTAAGATCAAGGCCCTTCGCGACGTGAACGTAGAGTGGAGCCCCTATGGCACCACCTTAGGAAGCAGCGCTTCCAATGACGAATTACAAAGTACAAATTACAAGAAAATCTCTGAACGAAACAACATAGACTCATCCTCACGTCATTCTGAGCGAAGCGAAGAATCCAGCGCGGCCTCCATAGCAGTCCATCCCGTAAACGGCAAGTTCAAGATTTTATTCGTCGGCCGTCACATCGAACGTAAGGGCATCTGCTACCTGATAGAAGCAGCCAAGTACCTGCCCGCCGACAAGTTCGAAATCCGCATCGTAGGCGTAGGTGACCTGACGGAAGACCTGAAGAAGCAAGCTCGCGAAATCATGGCCTCCGACGAATTCATTACGGGGAACGAATATGGCGGTCCCTGCGAAATCATCTTTACGGGAAAGCTTTCTCCGGAAGATCTTGAAGCTGAATACAGGAACGCCAACGTCTTTACGCTACCCGCCATTGTGGACCATAAGGGAGACACCGAAGGCCTGGGCGTTGTACTCATCGAGGCTATGGAATTGAACCTCCCCATCGTGGCAAGTAACGTGGGCGGCATCCCCGACGTAGTGGTGGATGGGCAGTCCGGTTTACTGGTACCCGAAAAGGATCCTGAAGCCCTCGCAAATGCGTTCAAGCGACTGGCAGATGAACCCGCCCTCGTGCAGCAGCTACTGACAGGTTCCCGCAAGAGAATTGCCGAATGCTTCTCTTGGGATGGAATCATCCAGCGACAAATAGAAGTCTACAACAAGGTATGGAGAAAACATGTTAAGCAATAA